A window of Thermus tengchongensis contains these coding sequences:
- a CDS encoding cobyric acid synthase, with amino-acid sequence MRAKALAVWGTGSGVGKSLLTAGLLRHFKRLGLRVAPFKAQNMSNHARVVAGGEMASAQWLQALAAGVPPEPRMNPILLKPMGERSSQVVLLGQVSPELSRLSWRERRPHLEGVVREALEGLLRDYDLVVMEGAGSPVERNLWPDLPNLKVAQWAEAKALLVADVDQGGSLAALYGTWALLQDHRQRLLGFVFNKFRGELELLKPAYGLLEAWTGVPVLGTLPMLGLELPEEDGFRHRPRAAGHGKVAILRYPHASNLDEFWPLGELAQLVQARTPEEAEGAWLLILPGSRLPAEDLPWLRNFLPLIRDHLAQGRPALAVCGGAEMLSQAILDEEGVERKGTFPGLGLLPFQVRMERRKTVARRRLLLQGLGGFWDRLNGLEVEGYEIHHGQGLPLFHQEGPLLATWLHGLMENPGVQRALFGREAKGLEEALEELADALEAHLDLRPLHRALGLAEEAQPLAPGRESPDPPPRPGLVLLLGGARSGKSRRAQELAGPFATLIATAEARDDEMAERIARHRAERPPTWETLEEPVDLAGALLEARHPTVVVDCLTLWVANLLERSLDPIWEAKRFLEAIPRSGKRVIAVSNEVGMGIVPAHPLARRYRDILGEVNALFAQAAEEVYLMVAGRALRL; translated from the coding sequence ATGAGGGCCAAGGCGCTTGCAGTCTGGGGCACGGGGAGCGGGGTAGGGAAAAGCCTCCTTACCGCAGGCCTTCTCCGCCACTTCAAGCGCCTGGGCCTCCGGGTAGCCCCCTTCAAGGCCCAGAACATGTCCAACCACGCCCGGGTGGTGGCGGGAGGGGAGATGGCCAGCGCCCAGTGGCTCCAGGCCCTGGCGGCGGGCGTCCCCCCCGAGCCCCGCATGAACCCCATCCTCCTAAAGCCCATGGGGGAACGGTCCTCCCAGGTGGTCCTCCTGGGCCAGGTGAGCCCGGAGCTCTCCCGGCTTTCCTGGAGGGAGCGGCGCCCCCACCTGGAAGGGGTGGTGCGGGAGGCCCTGGAGGGGCTTCTCCGGGACTACGACCTGGTGGTGATGGAGGGGGCGGGAAGCCCCGTGGAGCGCAACCTCTGGCCCGACCTTCCCAACCTGAAGGTGGCCCAGTGGGCAGAGGCCAAGGCCCTTCTGGTGGCGGACGTGGACCAAGGGGGCTCCCTGGCCGCCCTTTACGGCACCTGGGCGCTGTTACAGGACCACCGCCAGCGGCTTCTGGGGTTTGTGTTCAACAAGTTCCGGGGGGAGCTGGAGCTCTTAAAGCCCGCCTACGGGCTCCTGGAGGCCTGGACCGGCGTGCCCGTCCTGGGAACCCTACCCATGCTGGGGTTGGAGCTTCCCGAGGAGGATGGGTTCCGGCACCGGCCCCGGGCCGCGGGCCATGGAAAGGTGGCCATCCTCCGCTACCCCCACGCCTCTAACCTGGACGAGTTCTGGCCCTTGGGGGAGCTAGCCCAATTGGTCCAGGCCCGCACCCCGGAGGAGGCGGAGGGGGCCTGGCTCCTGATCCTTCCAGGAAGCCGCCTGCCCGCCGAGGACCTCCCTTGGCTCAGGAACTTCCTGCCCCTGATCCGCGACCACCTGGCCCAAGGCAGGCCCGCGCTGGCGGTCTGTGGGGGAGCGGAAATGCTGTCACAGGCTATCTTGGACGAGGAAGGGGTGGAAAGGAAGGGCACCTTCCCAGGCCTCGGCCTCCTTCCCTTCCAGGTGCGGATGGAAAGGCGCAAGACCGTGGCGCGTAGGCGGCTCCTCCTCCAAGGCCTAGGGGGCTTCTGGGACCGCCTGAACGGCCTCGAGGTGGAGGGGTACGAGATCCACCATGGCCAGGGGCTCCCCCTCTTCCACCAGGAGGGCCCCCTCCTGGCCACCTGGCTCCACGGCCTCATGGAAAACCCCGGGGTGCAACGGGCCCTCTTTGGCCGGGAGGCCAAGGGGCTGGAGGAGGCCCTGGAGGAGCTGGCGGACGCCCTGGAAGCGCACCTGGACCTGAGGCCCCTCCACCGGGCCCTGGGGCTTGCGGAAGAGGCCCAGCCCTTGGCCCCCGGACGGGAAAGTCCAGACCCCCCTCCTAGACCCGGCCTCGTCCTCCTCCTGGGAGGGGCGAGAAGCGGCAAAAGCCGCCGCGCCCAAGAGCTTGCCGGCCCCTTTGCCACCCTCATCGCCACCGCCGAGGCCAGGGACGACGAGATGGCGGAAAGGATCGCCCGCCACCGGGCCGAGCGCCCCCCCACCTGGGAGACCCTGGAGGAGCCCGTGGACCTGGCCGGCGCCCTCCTCGAGGCCCGCCACCCCACGGTGGTGGTGGACTGCCTGACCCTGTGGGTGGCCAACCTGCTGGAAAGGAGCCTGGATCCCATATGGGAGGCCAAGCGGTTCCTGGAGGCCATCCCCCGAAGCGGCAAACGGGTCATCGCCGTCTCCAACGAGGTGGGCATGGGCATCGTCCCCGCCCATCCCTTGGCCCGGCGCTACCGGGACATTTTGGGGGA